The following proteins come from a genomic window of Macaca thibetana thibetana isolate TM-01 chromosome 15, ASM2454274v1, whole genome shotgun sequence:
- the LOC126937578 gene encoding U1 small nuclear ribonucleoprotein C-like has translation MPKFYCDYCDTYLTHDSPSVRKTHCSGRKHKENVKDYYQKWMEEQAQSLIDKTTAAFQQGKIPPTPFSAPPPAGAMIPPPPSLPGPPRPGMMPAPHMGGPPMMPMMGPPPPGMMPVGPAPGMRPPMGSHMPMMPGPPMMRPPARPMMVPTRPGMTRPDR, from the coding sequence ATGCCCAAGTTTTATTGTGACTACTGTGATACATACCTCACCCATGACTCTCCATCTGTGAGAAAGACACACTGCAGTGGAAGGAAACACAAAGAGAACGTGAAAGACTATTATCAGAAATGGATGGAAGAGCAGGCTCAGAGCCTGATTGATAAAACAACGGCTGCATTTCAACAAGGAAAGATACCTCCTACTCCattctctgctcctcctcctgcaggGGCGATGATACCACCTCCCCCCAGCCTTCCGGGTCCTCCTCGCCCTGGTATGATGCCAGCACCCCATATGGGGGGCCCTCCCATGATGCCAATGATgggccctcctcctcctgggatgATGCCAGTGGGACCTGCTCCTGGAATGAGGCCGCCCATGGGAAGCCACATGCCAATGATGCCTGGGCCCCCAATGATGAGACCTCCTGCCCGTCCCATGATGGTGCCCACTCGGCCCGGAATGACTCGACCAGACAGATAA